A segment of the Bradyrhizobium sp. CCBAU 53340 genome:
AATCACCTTGCGCATGACGTTGGGCAGCGCCTCATCGGCAAGCGTCGCAATCGGAACCCAACGCATGCTCGCTGGTGCGCGCGTGCGGGCTTCGGCTCTGGCTGTGTAGACCACCAGCTCCAGCGGAAAATGCGTGAAGACGTGGGTGACCACGCCGACCTTGCGCTGCCAGCGCGATAATCCCTTCAGCGCCGGTGCCTGCTGTTTCGCCGTCGCGTCCTCTTGTCCTGCGAGCCAGTCCGAACCCGGCACTTCGGTCATGCCGCCGAGCAACCCCTTCTCGGGCCTTGAGCGAACCAGCAGCTCATCGCCGCGCGTGATGACAAAGGCGGCGCCACGCCGCAGCGTTCCGCTCTTCTTCGGTGCCTTGCGCGGAAACGTCTCTTGCGTACCTTGTGCGCGCGCGGTGCAATCCTCGTTCAGCGGACAGAGCGAGCAGGCCGGCTTCTTCGGCGTGCAGATCGAGGCGCCCAGATCCATCAGGGCCTGCGCACTGTCGCCGGCGCGGGCGTTGGCAAGCAGTGTCGCGGCCAGTTGCTGGATCAGCGGTTTTGCTTGCGGCAGCTCCTCCTCGACCGCAAACAGCCGCGACACCACACGCTCGATATTGCCGTCGACGGGCATGGTGTGGCGGTCGAAGGCGATCGCCGCAATCGCCGCCGCAGTGTAGGGACCGATGCCCGGCAGCGCGCGCAGTCCTTCCTCCGTATCGGGGAAGGCGCCGCCATGCTCACGCGTCACCGCGACGGCGCAGGCGTAGAGATTGCGCGCACGCGAATAATAGCCGAGCCCGGCCCACATCCGCAGCACGTCGTCCAGCGAGGCCTGCCCCAGGGCCATGACATCGGGCCAGCGCACCACGAACTTCTCGAAATAGGGTCCGACCGCCTTCACCGTGGTCTGCTGCAGCATGATCTCCGAGAGCCAGACGCGATAGGGATCGGACGTCTCGCCGGGCATCGCGCGCCAGGGCAGCCTGCGGCGATGGCGGTCGTACCATTGGAGGAGCAGCGTCGGACGCGACGAGGTCTCCGGTCGAACTGGTTCCGATTTCGCCTTCAGCGCGGATTTGGGGCTCATACCTTCACTGTAGCGGCGTCACGCCGATCTCTCCACGTCATGCCCGCGCTGGTCGCGGGCATCCACGTCTTTCTTCGTGGCAGCCCACCCGCAGTGCTATAAGGCCCCCATGGCCAAATTCCCCCCCAAACCCGGACCCATCAGCGCCAAGCCGCTCGGGATCCTGCTCGACGATGTCTTTGCCGAGGCCTATGCCAAGCAGGGGTTTGCGGCGCGCGAGCTGGTGACGCGGTGGGCGCAGATCGCCGGGCCTGAAATTGCCGCCCATGCCGAGCCGCTGAAGATGCAATGGCCGCGGCCGGTCGAGGGCCAGCCGCAGGACCCGGCGACGCTGGTGCTTCGTGTCGAGGGTCCGATGGCGCTGGAGATCCAGCACTCCGCCGACGTGATCCTGGAGCGGGTCAACCGCTTCTTCGGCTGGAGTGCGGTCGGCAAGCTCGCCTTCCGCCAGGCCCCCCTGTCGCGGCCACGGGCCCGGAAGCGGCCCGGCCCGCCGGACCCCACGGCCGTTGCCAAGGTGGCGGAGAGCCTGGGCGAGATCGAAGATGACGAATTGAAGTCGGCGCTGGCGCGCCTGGGAGCCGCCATCAAGCGAAATTGAGCCGTATTCTGCGGCCAATCTGGACCCCATCTTGTCGCCTGCCATTGCCTCAAACCACGTTTCAAGCTAGCGACAGGCCGCCCGGGAACCTTTGATATGAGCCTCGGGGCGAGACCACGCCAATTCGGGAGCCGACCTTGATCATCACCCGCCGCGCCTTCACCACGATGCTGTCGCTGACCGGTCTTGCCGCGCTTGCCGGGCTCTCGCCGCTGCGGTTCATCTCGGAGGCGATGGCGCAGGCCGCCGCCGACGTGGCTAAGCCCGTCTCGCTGCCCGACATGGCGCTCGGCCCGAAGGACGCCGCCGTCACCATCACCGAATTCGCCTCGATGACCTGCCCGCACTGCGCGGCCTTCAACGAGCAGGTCTTCCCCAAGATCAAGTCTGAGTACATCGACACTGGCAAGATCCGTTACATCTTCCGCGAGTTCCCGCTCGACATCAAAGCCGCCGCCGGCTCGATGCTGTCGCGCTGCATCGCCAATGGCGACGCGCCGAAATACTTCGCCGTTACCGACATGCTGTTCCGCCAGCAGAACGACTGGGTGGTGAAGAACACCACGGAGACCCTCACGCGGATCGGCAAGCAGGCGGGCCTGACCCAGCAGCAGGTGGAAGCCTGCCTGAAGGACCAGGCGCTGCTCGACAAGATCGCCGCCGACCAGAAATACGCCAGCGAGGTTCTGAAGGTGGATTCGACGCCAACCTTCTTCATCAACGGCGAGAAGATCAAGGGCGAGGCCTCGTTCGAGGAGTTCGCCAAGAAGATCAATCCGCTGCTGAAGAGCTGATTCGCTCGTCAAGATCCTGATTCGCATCTCGAAAGCCGTATCTTTCCCGGCATAAATCCCTTGGGAAAAGCGGCTTTCGCTGGTTGCCCTCGCGGCGCGCCGCGGCCATTGTCCGCCGCATGAGGCGCCCCGCGCGACTCGCCCAGACAGCGACATTGCCTTCCATGGTATTGTCCGGGCAGGGGGATTCGCGCCTGCCAACAGAGATGCGTGCTTATGAAAATCACCCGCCTGCGCCTTCACGGCTTCAAGTCTTTCGTTGAGCCCACGGACTTCGTCATCGAGCCCGGCTTGACCGGCGTGGTCGGACCCAACGGTTGCGGCAAGTCGAATCTCGTCGAGGCGCTGCGCTGGGCGATGGGTGAAACGTCGTACAAGAGCTTGCGCGCCGCCGACATGGACGCGGTGATCTTCGCCGGCTCCGGCAACCGTCCCGCGCGCAACCACGCCGAAGTGACGATGACGATCGACAATGCCGATCGCACCGCCCCCGCGGCGATGAACGACAGCCAGCTTCTGGAAATCTCCCGCCGCATCGAGCGCGAAGCGGGCTCGGTCTATCGCATCAATGGCCGCGACGTGCGCGCCCGCGACGTGCAGATCCTGTTCGCGGACGCCGCAACCGGCGCCCGTTCGCCCGCGCTCGTCCACCAGGGCAAGATCGGCGAAATCATTCAGGCCAAGCCCGAGCAGCGCCGCCGCGTGCTGGAAGATGCCGCCGGCGTCGCCGGCCTGCACGCCCGCCGCCACGAGGCCGAGCTGCGGCTGAAGGCGGCCGAGACCAACCTCACCCGCGTCGAGGACGTGATCGGCCAGCTCTCCGGCCAGATGGAAGGCCTGAAGAAGCAGGCCCGTCAGGCCGTGCGCTATCGCGAGGTCGCGGCCAAGGTCCGCAAGGCCGAGGCGACGCTGTTCCATCTGCGCTGGATCGGCGCCCATGCCGACGTCAATGAATCCGGCCAGACCCACGATCTCGCCGTGCGCGAGATGGCCGAGCGCACCCAGCACCAGGCCGAAGCCGCCCGCATCCAGGCGATCCGCGCCGCCGAAATGCCGGCGCTGCGCGATGCCGAAGCGCGCGCCGCTGCGGGCCTTCAGCGCCTGACCAATGCCCGCGAGCTGCTCGACCGCGAGGAAGAACGCGCCAAGGAGCGTGTCGCCGAGCTCGAGCGCCGTCTCGCCCAGTTCGAAGGCGACATTTCCCGTGCGCAGCAACAGACGATGGACGCAGACGTCGCGCTGCAGCGGCTCGACACCGAAGACGCCGAGCTGAAGGAAGAGATCAAGTCGCGCGTCGAGAAGCGCTCCGGCGTCGACGAGCGCGTCGGCGAGGCCGAGGCGGTGCTGACCGAGACCGAGCAGCAATTCGCCGAGCTCACCACTGCGCTCGCCGACCTCACCGCCAAGCGCAACCAGCTCGAGGCCAACGTCCGCACCCACCGCGACAAGCTCGCCCGTCTCGACCAGGAGATCGCGAATGTCACGGCGGAAGAGCAGAAGCTGGCCGCCGACACCGGCGGCTTCGGCGATCTCGACGAGCTGACCGCCGCGGTCGAGACCGCCGAGCAGACGCTGGCGGCTTCGGAAGCCGCAGCTCAAGCGAGCGAAGCCGCGCATGTCGCCGCGCGACAGACGCTGGAAGCCTCGCGCTCCCCGCTGGTCGAAGCCGACAAGCGCGTGCAGCGGCTCGACACGGAAGCGCGCACGATCTCCAAGATCGTCAACGGCGAGACCAAGAATCTGTGGCCGCCGATCATCGACGGCATCACCGTCGACAAGGGCTTTGAAAAGGCGATCGGCGCTGCGCTCGGCGACGATCTCGATGCGCCGATCGACCCCTCGGCGCCGATGCGCTGGACCAATGTCGGACACGCCGAAGGCGATCCGGAACTGCCCGAAGGCGTCACCCCGCTTGCCAACCACGTACAGGCGCCGGCCGAGCTGACGCGCCGCCTGGCGCAGATCGGCGTGGTGCCGCGCGAGCGTGGCGCCGAGCTGGTCTCTCAGCTCAAGACCGGTCAGCGGCTGGTCTCGCCCGAGGGCGACGTCTGGCGCTGGGACGGCTTTGTTGCCGCCGCCCACGCCCCGACCGGCGCTGCACGACGCCTCGCCGAGCGCGCCCGCCTCGTCGACATCGAGAACGAGCTCGAGCAGGCCCGCATCGACGCGCAGATCAAGCGCCAGGCGCTCGAGAATGCCGAGTCCGAATTGCAGATGGCGGCCAGCACCGAAGGCGCCAGCCGCGAGGCCATGCGTGCCGCGCAGCGCGAGCTGAACGTCGCGCGCGAGCGCCACGCCGCCGCCGAGCGCGAGATCAGCCGCCACGCCGCCCGCAAGGCGACGCTGTCGGAAGCGCACAGCCGTCTCGCCGCCGACCGCGCCGAGGCCGAGGCCGCCTACGAATACGCCGAGGCCGGCATCAGCGAACTGCCGTCGAGCGAGGATACCGAGACGCGTCTTGCCGCCGTCCGCAGCGACATCGAAAACCATCGCCGTATCGCCGCCCAGGTCCGCGCCGAGGCGCAGGCCCTGGCGCGCGAGGCTGAGCTTGCTGACCGCCGCGTGCAGGCGATCCTCGCCGAACGCACCGAGTGGCAGAACCGCAAGGAGAGCGCGGCCTCCCACATCGACACCATCCAGGCGCGCATCGCCGAACTCACGATCGAGCGCAGCGAACTCGAGAACGCGCCTGCCGTGTTCGCCGAGAAGCGCAGCGCGCTGATCACCGAGATCGAATACGCCGAGAACGACCGCCGCATGGCGGCTGATGCGCTCGCAACCGCCGAGACCGCGATGGCCGAGACCGATCGCGTCGCCAAACTGACGCTTGAAGCGCTGTCGAGCGCGCGCGAGGCCACCGCCCGCGCCGAAGAGCGCATGGAAGGCGCCCGGCGCCGGCTCGAGGACATCGAGCGCGAAATCCGCGACATGCTCGAAGTCGAGCCGCAGGCGGTTGCCGGCCTTGCCGAGATCGAGCCCGGCGCCGAGCTGCCGCCGCTGCACGACATCGAGGAAGACCTCGAAAAGATGCGCCGCGACCGCGAGCGCCTGGGTGCGGTGAATCTGCGCGCCGAGGAAGAGCTGCGCGAGGTCGAGACCCAGCACACCGGCCTCGTCACCGAGCGCGACGACCTGGTCGAGGCCATCAAGCGGCTGCGCCAGGGCATCCAGAGCCTCAACAAGGAAGCGCGCGAGCGCCTCTTGACCTCGTTCGAGGTCGTCAACAACCACTTCAAGCGCCTGTTCGTCGAGCTGTTCGGCGGCGGCGAGGCCGCGCTGCACCTGATCGAGAGCGACGATCCGCTGGAAGCCGGTCTCGAAATTATCGCCAAGCCGCCGGGCAAGAAGCCGCAGACGCTGTCGCTGCTGTCGGGCGGTGAGCAGGCGCTGACCGCGATGGCGCTGATCTTCGCGGTGTTCTTGACCAACCCCTCGCCGATCTGCGTGCTGGACGAAGTCGACGCGCCGCTCGACGACCACAACGTCGAACGGTATTGCAACCTCCTGCACGAAATGACCGGCTCGACCGACACGCGCTTCATCATCATCACGCACAATCCGATCACGATGGCGCGGATGAACCGCCTGTTCGGCGTCACCATGGCCGAGCGCGGCGTCTCCCAGCTCGTCTCGGTGAGCCTCGCCGAAGCTGTGGACATTCTCGACCAGAACGTGGCGTGATATCTCTGCCGTCATTTCGCTCTTGCCCAGCAGAAAGCGGAATGACGGTAGGTCAACATGATCACACCCAACCTCCCCGCCGAACTGAAAGCCGCGCTCGACGGCAAGCTGCAGGGCTTCTCCCGCACCGACGCCGCGCAGCGCTCGCAAAAGATCTCGACCACCTATCGTTCAGGCGGGGGCTCCGGCACGATCAAGTCGGAAGCGGATGCGCTGGCCTATGCGCTGGCGCGGATGCCGGCGACCTACGCGGCCGTGGCGGCCAGCCTGAGCGCGCTCGCCGAGATTGCCCCCGACTTCGTGCCGGAGACGCTGCTCGACGTCGGCGCAGGTCCCGGCACGGCGAGCTGGGCCGCGGCGGAGGCATTCTCTTCGTTACGAGATTTTACCCTGCTCGATGCCAACGCCACCTTGAGCCGGCTCGCGCTCGAGCTAGCACGCGACAGCACACGCCTGGCTGACTGCCGCTATTTGCCCGGCGATGCCGCCACCAACCTCGCCGAGGTCTCGCAGGCCGATCTTGTCGTCGCAAGCTACATCATCGGCGAGCTCAGCGAGAGCGATCAGCGCAAGCTCGCGGAGACGATGTGGACCAAAGCGCGCCACGCGCTGCTCGTGATCGAGCCGGGCACACCCGCCGGCTACGACCGCATTCTCGCGCTGCGCCAGCAGCTGATTGCGCTAGGTGCTTATGTCGCCGCGCCCTGCCCGCACGAAAAGCCCTGCCCGCTCGTCGCGCCCGATTGGTGCCATTTCAACCAGCGCCTGCCGCGCTCGCAGGCGCACCGCCAGATCAAGGGCGCCGAAGTCCCGTTCGAGGACGAACGCTTCATCTACGTCGCCTTGACCCGCACGCCGCCGGCGGCGCGTGCCGCGCGCGTGCTGGCGCCGCCGGATGTCGGCAAGGCTGAGATCACAGCCAAGCTCTGCACCGAGAACGGCGCGGGCGTCACCAAGGTGCCGCGGCGCGACAAGGCCGCCTACGCAGACGCAAGGCGGTGGCGCTGGGGTGATGCTGTTCTGCCCGAAAGTTAACCTCGTCGCCCGCTTTTCCCTTGAACTCGGACGGCCCTCGATCCGACCAAGTCTTACCTTCCCTCCGCGCGGGGCTCTCCCCCGGCTCCATTTTAGTTTAGGCTGTCCGCTCCAATTCCCTTTCAGGAGTTCTCCATGTCGACCGGCTGGATCGTTCTCGGCGTCATCGTCGTCCTCGTGCTGTTCGCCTTCAGCGCCTACAACCGGCTGGTGGCGTTGGGCCAGCGCGTCAGCCAAGCCTTTGCCGACGTCGACGTGCAGCTCAAGCAGCGTCATGACCTGATCCCGAACCTGGTCGAGACCGTGAAGGGCTACGCCTCGCACGAGCGCGGCACGCTCGACGACGTCATCAAGGCGCGTAATTCGGCGATGTCGGCGCAGGGACCTGCGCAGGTGTCCGCCGCCGAGAACCAGCTCTCCGGCGCGCTCGGCCGGCTGATCGCGCTGTCGGAGGCCTATCCCGACCTCAAGGCCAATGCCAACTTCCAGCAGCTTGCGAGCGAGCTCTCCGACCTCGAAAACAAGATCGCGGCGAGCCGCCGCTTCTTCAACAACGCGGTCCAGGAATACAACACCGGCATCCAGCAGATGCCCGCCGCTTTGTTCGCCGGCATGTTCGGCTTCACCAGGAA
Coding sequences within it:
- the mutY gene encoding A/G-specific adenine glycosylase — its product is MSPKSALKAKSEPVRPETSSRPTLLLQWYDRHRRRLPWRAMPGETSDPYRVWLSEIMLQQTTVKAVGPYFEKFVVRWPDVMALGQASLDDVLRMWAGLGYYSRARNLYACAVAVTREHGGAFPDTEEGLRALPGIGPYTAAAIAAIAFDRHTMPVDGNIERVVSRLFAVEEELPQAKPLIQQLAATLLANARAGDSAQALMDLGASICTPKKPACSLCPLNEDCTARAQGTQETFPRKAPKKSGTLRRGAAFVITRGDELLVRSRPEKGLLGGMTEVPGSDWLAGQEDATAKQQAPALKGLSRWQRKVGVVTHVFTHFPLELVVYTARAEARTRAPASMRWVPIATLADEALPNVMRKVIAHALDPSSG
- a CDS encoding LemA family protein, with protein sequence MSTGWIVLGVIVVLVLFAFSAYNRLVALGQRVSQAFADVDVQLKQRHDLIPNLVETVKGYASHERGTLDDVIKARNSAMSAQGPAQVSAAENQLSGALGRLIALSEAYPDLKANANFQQLASELSDLENKIAASRRFFNNAVQEYNTGIQQMPAALFAGMFGFTRKDFFDLGTSRTEVEAAPQVKF
- a CDS encoding small ribosomal subunit Rsm22 family protein, encoding MITPNLPAELKAALDGKLQGFSRTDAAQRSQKISTTYRSGGGSGTIKSEADALAYALARMPATYAAVAASLSALAEIAPDFVPETLLDVGAGPGTASWAAAEAFSSLRDFTLLDANATLSRLALELARDSTRLADCRYLPGDAATNLAEVSQADLVVASYIIGELSESDQRKLAETMWTKARHALLVIEPGTPAGYDRILALRQQLIALGAYVAAPCPHEKPCPLVAPDWCHFNQRLPRSQAHRQIKGAEVPFEDERFIYVALTRTPPAARAARVLAPPDVGKAEITAKLCTENGAGVTKVPRRDKAAYADARRWRWGDAVLPES
- a CDS encoding DUF721 domain-containing protein, whose amino-acid sequence is MAKFPPKPGPISAKPLGILLDDVFAEAYAKQGFAARELVTRWAQIAGPEIAAHAEPLKMQWPRPVEGQPQDPATLVLRVEGPMALEIQHSADVILERVNRFFGWSAVGKLAFRQAPLSRPRARKRPGPPDPTAVAKVAESLGEIEDDELKSALARLGAAIKRN
- the smc gene encoding chromosome segregation protein SMC; this encodes MKITRLRLHGFKSFVEPTDFVIEPGLTGVVGPNGCGKSNLVEALRWAMGETSYKSLRAADMDAVIFAGSGNRPARNHAEVTMTIDNADRTAPAAMNDSQLLEISRRIEREAGSVYRINGRDVRARDVQILFADAATGARSPALVHQGKIGEIIQAKPEQRRRVLEDAAGVAGLHARRHEAELRLKAAETNLTRVEDVIGQLSGQMEGLKKQARQAVRYREVAAKVRKAEATLFHLRWIGAHADVNESGQTHDLAVREMAERTQHQAEAARIQAIRAAEMPALRDAEARAAAGLQRLTNARELLDREEERAKERVAELERRLAQFEGDISRAQQQTMDADVALQRLDTEDAELKEEIKSRVEKRSGVDERVGEAEAVLTETEQQFAELTTALADLTAKRNQLEANVRTHRDKLARLDQEIANVTAEEQKLAADTGGFGDLDELTAAVETAEQTLAASEAAAQASEAAHVAARQTLEASRSPLVEADKRVQRLDTEARTISKIVNGETKNLWPPIIDGITVDKGFEKAIGAALGDDLDAPIDPSAPMRWTNVGHAEGDPELPEGVTPLANHVQAPAELTRRLAQIGVVPRERGAELVSQLKTGQRLVSPEGDVWRWDGFVAAAHAPTGAARRLAERARLVDIENELEQARIDAQIKRQALENAESELQMAASTEGASREAMRAAQRELNVARERHAAAEREISRHAARKATLSEAHSRLAADRAEAEAAYEYAEAGISELPSSEDTETRLAAVRSDIENHRRIAAQVRAEAQALAREAELADRRVQAILAERTEWQNRKESAASHIDTIQARIAELTIERSELENAPAVFAEKRSALITEIEYAENDRRMAADALATAETAMAETDRVAKLTLEALSSAREATARAEERMEGARRRLEDIEREIRDMLEVEPQAVAGLAEIEPGAELPPLHDIEEDLEKMRRDRERLGAVNLRAEEELREVETQHTGLVTERDDLVEAIKRLRQGIQSLNKEARERLLTSFEVVNNHFKRLFVELFGGGEAALHLIESDDPLEAGLEIIAKPPGKKPQTLSLLSGGEQALTAMALIFAVFLTNPSPICVLDEVDAPLDDHNVERYCNLLHEMTGSTDTRFIIITHNPITMARMNRLFGVTMAERGVSQLVSVSLAEAVDILDQNVA
- a CDS encoding DsbA family protein → MIITRRAFTTMLSLTGLAALAGLSPLRFISEAMAQAAADVAKPVSLPDMALGPKDAAVTITEFASMTCPHCAAFNEQVFPKIKSEYIDTGKIRYIFREFPLDIKAAAGSMLSRCIANGDAPKYFAVTDMLFRQQNDWVVKNTTETLTRIGKQAGLTQQQVEACLKDQALLDKIAADQKYASEVLKVDSTPTFFINGEKIKGEASFEEFAKKINPLLKS